A region of Nitrospirota bacterium DNA encodes the following proteins:
- a CDS encoding prepilin-type N-terminal cleavage/methylation domain-containing protein — protein sequence MLKDRRGFNIVEMALVLVVVGVLIAVGIAMLIPLTNRVKHKSTEKIIADAAEAVIGFADINHRLPTADEFNDVSGNLTDTWGNPLVYIPDLNLVIENSICLRNVSDTTVNVCGDSSCASPIANADNSAFLILSPGPNLNIQTDIYGSSNSNGNSNSNGNSNENENMNGNSNTNDNDNSNSNGNGNENGNSNENENDNLNSNGNGNENGNSNENENSNSNSNGNENSSTDALINVYTEGLAGIDDYADELDRPEAYDDIVKWVVLPELRLRAGCEGSLLRILENPLPSGLISQAYDTDIFATGGVPWADGADADTADDYRWCVTSSLPDGLSYSCNGALVSSASCGWNAETATETGTWQQCTSLTISGSPATSGSFSLPVYVRDNGDNTDMRSFAFTISQISGLHICPQYRVWNTDPGTDTDYLIRAGSEPGDPIPSGGECDNVPLDNEITADLKTLIRGEVLEQHSTANGSCGGMEARLTYNQAIALDTNGDCCLDFDNNVVIEKICP from the coding sequence ATGTTAAAAGACAGGAGAGGCTTTAACATAGTGGAGATGGCGCTGGTTCTTGTTGTAGTGGGCGTGCTCATTGCTGTTGGTATTGCGATGCTGATACCTTTGACAAACAGGGTGAAGCATAAGTCGACAGAGAAGATAATAGCAGACGCCGCAGAGGCGGTCATAGGTTTTGCGGATATAAATCACCGGCTGCCGACCGCTGACGAGTTCAATGATGTCTCGGGCAATTTAACTGATACATGGGGGAATCCCCTTGTTTATATCCCGGATCTGAACCTTGTAATTGAAAATAGTATCTGTCTGAGAAACGTGTCAGATACAACAGTGAATGTATGCGGGGATTCTTCATGCGCATCTCCCATAGCTAATGCGGATAATTCAGCATTTCTTATCCTTAGTCCCGGCCCGAATCTTAATATTCAGACAGATATATATGGCAGCTCTAACAGTAATGGGAACTCAAACTCTAACGGCAACTCTAATGAGAATGAGAATATGAACGGCAACTCAAATACTAATGATAATGATAACTCAAACTCCAATGGCAATGGCAATGAGAACGGCAACTCTAATGAGAATGAAAATGATAACCTGAACTCCAATGGCAATGGCAATGAGAACGGCAACTCTAATGAGAATGAAAACTCAAACTCTAATAGCAATGGCAATGAAAATAGCAGCACTGACGCCCTTATAAATGTATATACCGAGGGATTAGCCGGGATAGATGATTACGCCGATGAACTGGACAGGCCGGAAGCATATGATGATATCGTCAAGTGGGTAGTGCTTCCTGAGCTAAGGCTCAGGGCAGGATGTGAGGGGAGCCTGTTGAGGATACTTGAAAATCCGCTTCCTTCAGGGCTTATATCTCAGGCATATGATACTGATATCTTTGCCACAGGCGGAGTGCCCTGGGCTGACGGGGCGGATGCTGATACTGCAGATGATTACAGATGGTGCGTGACCTCAAGCCTGCCTGACGGCTTAAGCTACAGCTGCAACGGCGCTCTTGTTTCCTCTGCATCATGCGGCTGGAATGCCGAAACCGCTACAGAGACCGGGACATGGCAGCAGTGCACCAGCCTTACGATATCAGGTTCACCCGCAACAAGCGGTTCTTTCAGCCTGCCGGTATATGTGAGGGATAATGGCGACAATACTGACATGAGGTCATTTGCCTTTACAATAAGCCAGATCTCAGGGTTGCATATCTGTCCTCAATACAGGGTATGGAATACTGACCCCGGCACTGATACGGATTATCTTATAAGGGCTGGCAGTGAGCCCGGCGATCCCATTCCTTCAGGAGGTGAATGTGATAATGTTCCACTTGATAATGAGATAACCGCTGATCTCAAAACCCTTATACGGGGAGAGGTGCTGGAGCAGCATTCTACTGCAAACGGTTCCTGTGGGGGCATGGAGGCTCGTTTGACCTATAACCAGGCGATAGCATTGGATACAAACGGTGACTGCTGCCTTGATTTTGATAATAATGTTGTTATTGAAAAGATCTGCCCGTGA
- a CDS encoding putative metal-binding motif-containing protein encodes MSFIKDTKGIALIQLVLLVILIGVLVAYGIRQLGPEVAKEKRLNTKNKIDAAVQAVVGFAAANDHLPTIAQFPGVVRDPQDVWGNDLVYRPDDNLDNDDSTICGRSTTDTVVNECGEDGTCVSYKGNADVAFLIFSIGENLNRQTRVNVVGASATVQTYEYGLAGIDDDTGGINRPEPYKDIVVWMGLNELKIKAGCLADQFKIVNSSLPSGTINLPYIINLYAQGGVSLTDGGDSETEPDYEWCVTRDLPNGLNYLCNGSLAVSADCRLSTATWNQCTNLTISGTPDVEGVTNLPIYARDGDSNITQKVFGLLIRPTPGLHVCEEIDGWYRVWNNTGNKHDFQLTGESCYEIAEGDEITVDGSSRTLSRNEVINQYATSNGACNNLANIASFNQAVLADINADCCIKFTDYDSPDYVIFVDRTCPGAADDNDHDGYTTETDCNDSDPDINPGVSDIDCDNVDEDCDGTPDDGYVETPTSCGVGVCASTGQMQCQSGSVVDTCSVGSPSESPESSCSDGFDNDCDGLTDGADPNCITDICAAGGMTVLNSTGSNKKYKINLETSCNTWTKNTTNIVGSTATWKIYSGSGSCSTLLCTKTYSDFRAVDVNNNCNARITGSCTLGDN; translated from the coding sequence ATGAGTTTTATAAAGGATACAAAAGGGATTGCTCTTATTCAACTGGTTCTATTAGTTATATTGATAGGCGTGCTCGTGGCTTATGGCATCAGGCAGTTAGGGCCGGAGGTCGCAAAGGAAAAGCGGCTCAATACGAAGAATAAAATAGACGCGGCTGTTCAGGCTGTCGTAGGTTTTGCAGCAGCAAATGACCACCTTCCAACCATTGCTCAGTTTCCCGGGGTGGTAAGGGATCCGCAGGATGTATGGGGGAATGACCTTGTCTACCGTCCTGATGACAATCTTGACAATGATGACAGCACTATCTGCGGAAGAAGCACGACCGATACTGTTGTCAATGAATGCGGGGAAGACGGGACATGTGTTTCCTATAAAGGAAATGCAGATGTTGCATTTTTAATATTCAGCATCGGGGAGAACCTGAACAGACAGACACGCGTTAATGTGGTTGGAGCAAGCGCGACCGTCCAGACATATGAGTATGGATTAGCGGGAATCGATGATGATACCGGAGGCATTAACAGGCCGGAGCCATATAAGGATATCGTTGTCTGGATGGGACTTAATGAATTAAAGATAAAGGCGGGCTGCCTCGCCGATCAGTTCAAGATAGTCAATAGCTCTCTGCCTTCAGGAACTATTAACCTTCCATATATTATAAATTTATATGCCCAGGGAGGGGTTTCCCTGACAGACGGGGGCGATTCAGAAACCGAACCTGATTATGAGTGGTGTGTGACAAGAGACCTTCCAAACGGCCTGAATTATCTGTGTAACGGCAGTCTCGCTGTTTCTGCCGACTGCCGCCTTTCAACCGCCACATGGAATCAGTGCACAAACCTTACAATCTCCGGGACACCGGATGTGGAGGGTGTTACCAATCTTCCCATATATGCAAGGGATGGTGACAGTAACATTACACAAAAGGTTTTTGGCCTGCTCATAAGGCCGACCCCCGGATTGCATGTATGTGAAGAAATCGATGGCTGGTACAGGGTATGGAATAATACAGGTAACAAACATGATTTTCAACTTACAGGAGAATCATGTTATGAGATTGCAGAAGGGGATGAAATAACTGTTGACGGCAGTTCCAGGACGCTTAGCCGGAACGAAGTAATAAATCAATACGCCACATCAAACGGGGCATGCAATAATCTGGCGAATATCGCAAGCTTTAATCAGGCGGTTCTCGCTGATATCAATGCTGATTGCTGTATAAAATTTACTGACTATGACTCGCCTGATTATGTGATATTTGTAGACAGAACATGTCCAGGTGCAGCCGATGATAATGACCATGACGGATATACAACCGAAACTGACTGCAATGACAGTGACCCGGACATTAATCCGGGAGTTTCTGACATCGACTGTGACAATGTAGACGAGGACTGTGACGGCACTCCGGATGATGGTTATGTTGAAACCCCAACGAGCTGTGGAGTGGGCGTATGTGCTTCAACTGGACAGATGCAGTGCCAGAGCGGAAGCGTGGTGGATACCTGTTCAGTAGGGTCTCCTTCAGAATCACCTGAATCTTCATGCTCTGACGGCTTTGATAACGACTGCGACGGTTTAACTGATGGTGCAGACCCGAATTGCATTACAGATATCTGCGCGGCCGGCGGTATGACTGTATTAAATAGTACAGGCTCAAATAAGAAATATAAGATAAATCTCGAAACCAGTTGTAACACATGGACGAAGAACACCACAAATATTGTGGGATCGACAGCTACCTGGAAAATTTATTCAGGGAGTGGCAGCTGCTCTACTCTTCTCTGTACAAAAACATATTCAGATTTCAGGGCAGTCGATGTGAACAATAATTGCAATGCAAGGATCACCGGCTCATGTACGCTGGGTGATAATTAA